The proteins below come from a single Solea solea chromosome 6, fSolSol10.1, whole genome shotgun sequence genomic window:
- the rnf207a gene encoding RING finger protein 207, translated as MAGGIFNTLDYQCNVDCTNVHPLVCHLCHEQYQSPCLLDCYHIFCARCLRGRTSDSRLSCPLCGYPSTVKGINALPPEDRLLKFLVDNNADTEETVPCANCEQECNKNDTGMMYFCNTCSQPLCGACRELTHKARMFSHHDIVSLAQRTKAKHRKCPLHEEPYILFSTENKSMLCIKCFRDMQVESRTHCMDIETAYVQGCEMLDQAVLVVKELQTSAREAILLLRSMIGEVCLNVEEEENAICSLFNSLQEKLAERKKILLRAAQSQHEEKERALKEQLSHLTALLPTLQVHLVTCSAFLSSANKFEFLDMGYQLMERLKRIVKLPHRLKPVQSSKINTDYRSEFARCLEPLLLLGQRCPPSVAGSTSAATRLQSPLSMSCRSPSLSEMPLESVLGRRMTSHRNICTKVLLAEGRETPFTEHCRNYENSYRTLQTDIQNLKDQVQELHRDLTKHHSIINTDKMGEILDRSLCIDSQITSQYSTVETMRVLFEEVWDETFQRVTNEQEIYEAQLLDLMQLKQENFYLTTITRQISPYIMSIAKVKERLEPRFQEPKEPHDDRTATMLKIYEDSSLTKESHNSDNQTRVAEQDRDKNNRPLILESGESCVKTDHPSRQRGSTEASGHSEMPS; from the exons ATGGCGGGAGGAATCTTCAACACTTTGGATTATCAGTGTAACGTGGATTGCACAAACGTCCACCCTCTAGTTTGTCACCTGTGTCACGAGCAGTACCAGTCACCATGTCTGTTGGACTGTTACCACATCTTCTGTGCTCGATGCCTGCGAGGCCGAACTAGTGACAGCCGTCTCAGCTGCCCCCTCTGTGG ATATCCATCCACGGTGAAGGGGATCAATGCTCTGCCACCAGAGGACCGACTGCTGAAGTTCCTTGTTGACAATAATGCAGACACTGAGGAAACAGTCCCGTGTGCCAATTGTGAACAggaatgtaacaaaaat GACACAGGGATGATGTACTTCTGCAATACTTGCAGCCAGCCACTGTGTGGCGCCTGCAGGGAGCTGACTCACAAGGCCAGGATGTTTTCCCACCATGACATTGTTTCCTTGGCCCAACGCACTAAAGCCAAACACAGGAAGTGCC CTCTTCACGAGGAGCCCTACATCCTCTTCTCAACAGAGAATAAGTCTATGCTCTGTATCAAGTGCTTCAGAGACATGCAAGT GGAGAGTCGGACACACTGCATGGATATTGAAACGGCTTATGTGCAAGGATGTGAGATGCTGGACCAGGCTGTGCTG GTGGTGAAGGAGCTGCAGACTTCAGCCCGAGAGGCGATCCTTCTGCTCAGATCAATGATTGGAGAAGTGTGTCTGAacgtggaagaggaggagaacgCAATCTGCAGTCTCTTCAACAGCTTGCAG GAAAAACTagcagagaggaagaagatTCTGCTGAGAGCAGCTCAGag tcaacatgaggagaaggagagagctCTGAAGGAGCAACTCTCACATCTCACTGCCCTGTTACCGACTTTACAG GTTCACCTGGTCACCTGCTCAGCCTTCCTCAGCTCAGCGAACAAGTTTGAGTTTTTGGACATGGGCTAC CAACTAATGGAGCGGCTGAAGAGGATCGTCAAGCTTCCACATCGCCTCAAACCGGTGCAGAGCAGCAAA ATCAACACAGACTACAGAAGTGAGTTTGCCCGCTGTCTGGAGCCTTTACTGCTGCTGGGACAGCGCTGCCCTCCCTCTGTCGCTGGATCTACAAGTGCTGCAACAAG GCTCCAGTCGCCTCTGTCCATGTCCTGCCGTTCCCCGTCTCTCAGTGAAATGCCCCTGGAATCTGTATTAGGCCGAAGGATGACGTCACACCGCAACATCTGCACCAaggttctcctggctgagggcAGGGAAACGCCGTTCACTGAGCACTGTCGTAACTATGAGAACAGCTACAGG acTCTCCAGACAGATATTCAGAATTTGAAGGACCAGGTCCAGGAGCTGCACCGAGATCTGACCAAGCACCACTCCATCATCAACACGGATAAAATGGGCGagatcctggacaggtcgctgTGCATTGACAGCCAGATAACTTCCCAGTATTCCACTGTGGAAACTATGAGAGTCCTGTTTGAAGAG GTGTGGGACGAGACGTTCCAGAGGGTTACTAATGAGCAGGAGATCTATGAAG CTCAGCTGCTGGACCTGATGCAGCTGAAACAGGAGAACTTCTACCTAACCACCATCACCAGGCAGATCAGCCCCTACATCATGTCCATCGCCAAGGTCAAAGAGAGACTCGAGCCCag GTTTCAGGAGCCTAAAGAGCCCCATGACGACCGCACAGCAACAATGTTAAAAATCTATGAAGACAGCTCATTAACAAAGGAGAGTCACAACAG TGACAACCAGACCCGTGTCGCAGAGcaagacagagacaagaacaACCGCCCACTGATCCTCGAATCTGGGGAGAGCTGCGTCAAAACGGATCATCCGAGCCGACAGAGGGGATCAACGGAGGCGTCCGGCCACAGTGAGATGCCTTCATAA
- the agtrap gene encoding type-1 angiotensin II receptor-associated protein isoform X1 — translation MEIPPINLKAIVLVHWLLTVWGCLVQWMPISFSWSNFSILAVGLWAIAQRDSIDAVLMFLIGMVVTILTDIIHFGVYYPIFDTVPGVRTDVFRFSTGMAILNLLLKPVSCFFVYQMYRERGGEYNVNFGFWPFSAGFPSVSRNREAYQSIDQQDESSNQANPFNQAQDSKPAVRAY, via the exons ATGGAAATCCCTCCCATTAATCTAAAG GCCATAGTACTGGTGCACTGGCTGTTAACAGTATG GGGCTGCCTGGTGCAGTGGATGCCCATCTCCTTCTCTTGGAGTAACTTCAGTATTCTAGCTGTCGGGCTCTGGGCCATTGCACAGAGGGACTCAATCGATGCCGTGCTCATG TTTCTCATCGGAATGGTTGTTACAATATTGACCGACATCATCCACTTTGGGGTCTATTACCCGATATTTGACACGGTGCCAGGAGTGCGAACAGACGTGTTTCGCTTCAGCACAGGAATGGCCATCCTCAACCTGCTGCTCAAGCCCGTGTCCTGCTTCTTTGTTTACCAAATGTACCGCGAACGAGGAGGAGAGTACAATGTCAACTTTG gcTTTTGGCCTTTCTCTGCAGGTTTCCCCTCTGTGTCAAGAAACAGAGAGGCCTACCAGTCCATCGACCAACAGGACGAGTCGTCCAACCAAGCAAATCCCTTCAACCAGGCCCAGGACAGCAAACCAGCGGTCCGCGCATACTGA
- the zpr1 gene encoding zinc finger protein ZPR1 yields MSAISEENVRGGSVFKDIDADDEDGQPTEIESLCMNCYKNGTTRLLLTRIPFFKEVIVSSFSCGHCSWSNTEIQSAGRIQDQGICYTLKVKSKQDLNREVVKADSATTRIPELDFEIPPFTQKGSLSTIEGLLDRAVAGLEQEQPVRRAAQPEVAEKIDEFIKKLMKLKDVESEFTLVIEDPSGNSFVENPLAPQKDEALTVSQFKRSIQQEKQLGLRDDDDDDEKDEEPAGTNLEAMRNEVLVFKTNCPECNAPTSTNMKLVQIPHFKEVVIMATNCDSCGHRTNEVKSGGATEELGTKITLHITDPSDMTRDLLKSETCSVLIPELEFELGMAALGGKFTTLEGLLQDIKDLIVSKNPFICGDSHNKEQVNKLQEFGTKLDNIMAGQMAVHFILDDPVGNSYLQNVYAPDPDPEMTVEKYTRTFEQNEDLGLNDMKTEGYQEENLTTSTS; encoded by the coding sequence ATGTCTGCTATTTCGGAGGAAAATGTTCGAGGTGGCAGCGTGTTCAAGGATATCGACGCCGACGACGAGGACGGGCAGCCCACTGAGATCGAGAGTCTGTGTATGAACTGCTACAAGAACGGTACAACCCGTCTCCTCCTGACCAGAATACCCTTCTTTAAAGAGGTAATCGTCAGCTCGTTCAGCTGTGGTCACTGCAGCTGGTCTAACACTGAGATCCAGTCGGCAGGAAGGATTCAGGACCAGGGCATTTGTTACACGCTCAAAGTTAAATCTAAACAGGATTTGAACCGGGAGGTTGTGAAAGCAGACAGTGCGACTACCAGGATCCCTGAGCTGGATTTTGAGATCCCTCCCTTCACCCAGAAAGGCTCACTGTCGACTATCGAGGGCCTTTTAGACCGAGCAGTTGCAGGGCTGGAGCAAGAACAGCCTGTCAGACGAGCAGCTCAACCTGAGGTGGCCGAGAAGATAGATGAATTCATTAAAAAGCTGATGAAGTTAAAAGATGTGGAGAGTGAATTCACTCTGGTGATTGAGGATCCATCTGGCAACAGTTTTGTGGAAAATCCATTAGCTCCTCAGAAAGATGAGGCGCTCACTGTGTCTCAGTTCAAGCGGAGCATCCAGCAGGAAAAACAGCTGGGACTCAGagatgacgacgacgatgatgaaaAGGATGAAGAACCAGCAGGCACTAACTTGGAGGCCATGAGAAATGAGGTTTTGGTTTTCAAAACTAACTGCCCAGAATGCAATGCGCCAACCTCAACCAATATGAAGCTTGTCCAGATCCCTCACTTCAAGGAGGTGGTCATCATGGCCACCAACTGTGACAGCTGTGGCCACCGAACCAATGAGGTGAAATCAGGCGGTGCCACAGAGGAGCTAGGCACCAAGATCACTCTACACATCACTGACCCTTCAGACATGACCCGTGACCTGCTGAAGTCAGAGACCTGCTCCGTTCTCATCCCGGAGCTGGAGTTTGAGCTGGGAATGGCAGCTCTTGGTGGGAAGTTCACCACCCTGGAGGGGCTGTTGCAAGATATCAAAGACCTGATTGTCTCCAAAAACCCCTTCATCTGCGGCGACAGCCACAACAAAGAGCAGGTGAATAAGCTGCAAGAGTTTGGAACGAAGTTAGACAATATTATGGCAGGACAAATGGCTGTCCATTTCATCCTGGACGACCCAGTGGGGAACAGCTACCTACAGAATGTGTACGCCCCAGACCCCGATCCTGAGATGACTGTGGAGAAGTACACCCGCACATTTGAGCAGAATGAAGACCTCGGTCTGAATGACATGAAGACCGAGGGATATCAAGAGGAAAACTTAACTACCAGCACCAGCTAA
- the rpl22 gene encoding 60S ribosomal protein L22 produces the protein MAPIKKQVVRKQGGKRKKQILKFTLDCTHPVEDGIMDAANFEQFLQERIKVNGKAGNLGGGVVSIERSKSKIAVNSEVPFSKRYLKYLTKKYLKKNNLRDWLRVVANTKESYELRYFQINQDEEEEEED, from the exons ATGGCCCCGATT AAAAAGCAGGTGGTCAGGAAACAAGGTGGTAAGAGGAAGAAGCAGATCCTGAAGTTTACCCTGGACTGCACTCATCCAGTTGAAGATGGCATCATGGATGCTGCCAACTTT GAGCAGTTCCTGCAGGAGCGCATCAAGGTGAACGGCAAAGCCGGGAACCTTGGTGGTGGTGTGGTGTCCATTGAGAGGAGCAAGAGCAAAATTGCTGTGAACTCAGAGGTTCCCTTCTCAAAGAG GTACTTGAAGTATCTGACTAAGAAGTATCTGAAAAAGAACAACCTCAGGGACTGGTTGAGGGTTGTGGCCAACACCAAGGAGAGCTATGAGCTGCGCTACTTCCAGATCAAccaggatgaagaggaggaggaggaagattaa
- the agtrap gene encoding type-1 angiotensin II receptor-associated protein isoform X2 — translation MEIPPINLKAIVLVHWLLTVWGCLVQWMPISFSWSNFSILAVGLWAIAQRDSIDAVLMFLIGMVVTILTDIIHFGVYYPIFDTVPGVRTDVFRFSTGMAILNLLLKPVSCFFVYQMYRERGGEYNVNFGFPSVSRNREAYQSIDQQDESSNQANPFNQAQDSKPAVRAY, via the exons ATGGAAATCCCTCCCATTAATCTAAAG GCCATAGTACTGGTGCACTGGCTGTTAACAGTATG GGGCTGCCTGGTGCAGTGGATGCCCATCTCCTTCTCTTGGAGTAACTTCAGTATTCTAGCTGTCGGGCTCTGGGCCATTGCACAGAGGGACTCAATCGATGCCGTGCTCATG TTTCTCATCGGAATGGTTGTTACAATATTGACCGACATCATCCACTTTGGGGTCTATTACCCGATATTTGACACGGTGCCAGGAGTGCGAACAGACGTGTTTCGCTTCAGCACAGGAATGGCCATCCTCAACCTGCTGCTCAAGCCCGTGTCCTGCTTCTTTGTTTACCAAATGTACCGCGAACGAGGAGGAGAGTACAATGTCAACTTTG GTTTCCCCTCTGTGTCAAGAAACAGAGAGGCCTACCAGTCCATCGACCAACAGGACGAGTCGTCCAACCAAGCAAATCCCTTCAACCAGGCCCAGGACAGCAAACCAGCGGTCCGCGCATACTGA